GTGTATCTTTAAAGTTCTATTAATTTTAagcatttaaatgttaaatgtaacacGTGACTTGAATGTGTATTACTAAGACAATGATGGGTTTTGTTGATCACTGAACTCACCTTGATCTGGTGGGTTTGGGTCCCAAGCAGCCCAGAGCTGCACTGTGAAGAAGGGTGACCAGCACatggtataaaccagcactatgACCAGAGTCATCCTCAGTGTTTTGGACATCGCTCTGGATACACCCGGCGGTGGAGGAGTCACGGGGCGCGATATGGACGATGAAACCTGGACAGGAGGGACTGGATTGCAAATCTCCAGAGAGGCCTCAAATGATTTAGCATAGGGCTCGGTGTAATCCAGGGAAGTCCGATAACAATCAGCAGCACCTTCAGAGAGAGGTCTAGAGCTCATGTGAGCTGCTGAGTTGCTCTGAGTTATGGAAgaatgtgtgtgggagagagtgtaaggCAGTACATCAGGGGATTGAGTGCTGTATTGTAGACAGTCACAGCAGTCAGGCTgtggtgcatgctgggagttgCGGGCATTGCAGTATGACTGGGATGAGTCACTCTTGTTCCTTCGATGAAATCCTCTACGGGATTCTCTCAAGGACgatcctcttcctctctccctttctcttgttTTGTCGTTCTGATTTCGCAGGCTGGGCATGCGGAAGATTACTACATTTTTCTTCGAGTCAGATGACACCACCCGCTTTGACTTCAGGTAGATGTTGTCACGAATCTCCCTGAAAATTCGGACCTGGGAGGAATGCAGTTGTGTCAGTTACCAGGATGACACGCCCATCTATTAAATCAGTTTAAATCCTTCTATTTGGTACTATATATCTGTTATTGCTGACAaaacttctcttttcttttcattttggtttttcatgtttttgcaAGTCCAATCCTTCAGGGATTGCTTGGAAGCAGGTAGGATAGTTAAGATGATATCCTGCTTAGTCCCTTTTCTTTCTATCATCTTACATTcatgatatttttatacattgtgTGGAGTCTTACACGTTACATGTCCATGGTTTTCCCAAGGGTTCACTGATCTCCTCTCACCTGCCAGAAATGTCCCTGTATGTAGACTAGCTACTGTAATCAAGTCAGTCAACTGTTTACTGTGCTACATGAACAAATGAaagatatactgtgtgtataatgttatcCTAAAGTAACTTCACCAAAAGAGACTGATGTGGTGGTGCTCTTTCTTTGATACTCTGACAGTCACAGACTGTAACATTCACATTGCTATGTTATATATGTTTATGCtcaaaacactgaaatactgacaATAACTGGAGCACATTTTAGACTCACAATACAGTAACACTCTACTGTTTTTATTGGTTGTTAAATCCTCATACtttagtgtgtattatgtgatttgggacacttCCTGTCACATCCTGTAGCCTTGACTTTAATTTACCTTTCTGTGAAGCAATCAGTTCCCTCTGCATAATACATATGTGGTCAATTTCTGAATAAATAATCACTTCTGACAGTTTTATCAACACTATTTTTAGGGGAAACCATGTCTTCTAGTGCCAACTCTATATGTAGTGTAGAGGATTCTAGAAGATTTGCATTACCTGGCACACCATGATGATGAAGGTAGGAAGGATGAACACAGCCAGAGTCATCCAAGTCACATAGGCTTTCAGACCCCATGGTTCAGCAAAGTGGCCCCAACACTCAAACTCCCCCGGAGCTACTTCAGATCTGGAGAAAATGAACACCTAGTGAAAGACAAAAGGTGTTAAAGGTGTTAAAATTTTACTAGGTAGTGATTAAAATTCCATTTGGAATTGAAGTTTTACTGTAGCAACAATATGAACTCTACATGCAATGTAGAAATATGTTAATTATAAGtataatgtaatatgtaataaGTGTCTCTCTAGATTAAGACTTGGGGTCAGTAACATTACACATGCCATTaaatcaacaaaaaataaaaatgtcatttaactCTTTGTAACAGTACACTGGGGATTCATTCCACCAGCggacaaatgaattattttattgtcaggagtctgatataaaatgagtcaggactctgttggcttttagTGTAAGAcgtttgtttttccctctggATAACCTTACAGAGAATTTTAGCGGATGaagataacagcttcaaattttAGCACTTTAGCATATCAGAGAGAAGAAATGGGGTTTAATATCACATAATCTACTTAATGTGAATGAAATCCTGAGTCTCATACCTGTGGAACACTAAGCACAAGGGACAGACCCCAGGCCACCACGATGGGTGTGTTCCAGCGTGAGATTGCCCCAAGCCTGTAGGCCTGAAGGGGGCAGCATATGGCGTAATGGCGGTCCACTGTCATAGCAACGATCATGTAGGAGGAAGCGAACATGCCCACGATCTGCAAGTATTTCACTGAGCGGCACAATGCATCAGGACCCTGGAACTTCTCCGTAATGTCCCACACCAGCTGAGGGAGAACCTGGAGTGTTGTGAAAAATGTTATAGTAcattaatatttcagatttataaagattaaagtcattaaatTCACTTGTTCccttatgtgtttgtttttttagcatCAACTCGTTCACATGGCTGAGGCATCAGGTATGATtagtaataaatgtatttgaaaaatgtgctgttattttatctacaacaaaaaaaatcaaatctgcAATATACTAAAGGTTGTTTTTTGTAGGgagatgtgtttttgtttttttttgtgacaaaTTATTTTGTGGCATGCTGTTACAGaaatttaatccattttgtGATGGTAGTGACATTGCACCAtccagttgattattttcctataacaataGCACATaccactgtgttttattcccgaggatttttattctattctccAAAATTTTGAGCTCTGTGGCCAATAGGAGAAGGTGGACCTAAGAATACCTCCattaaatgaaagaaatctgTGGTTTAAACTAATATTGTGGTTTGGTCACAATCCTACTTGATGGTGTATTGAACACCAGAACAAACAAAGAAAGCTGCGCTTAGCAATGGGCCTTATGAGTCACTTTAccaaattgatttttttaaccTGACGGTTTAAATTAATGGACCTGCTTGTCTTGATTAGTCTCATTAACTACTCTGAGTGGGCATCAATAATGTTGTGCAGGCTGTAATTTCAAGTGACTAGTTTGAAGTGAATGAGAATCATGATATTTAGAAATGTGCTTAAAAACTATTCCGAATCAAATACGCTAAAAGGTTCCATGTGGAGTCATAGGAaatgtctgtattttttttttattattatttactcatttgccttagtgtgtattcagagatTTTCAAGAATGGCCCACCTGAAAAAAGGCCACCACCAAATCAGCTACACAGAGATTAACCATGAAAAGGTGCATAGGAGCGTTGTGCTTGCGTCTCCGCAACAGAACCCACAGCACAAAGCTGTTGCTCAGTGTGGTGAGTGCCAAGACCAGGCTCAGGACACCGATCTCCGCCTGCGCCAGTGCCATGTCCCGCACCCTGGCTGCAAGTGGGGCATTAGTGGTCCCCGCTGAGCTGTTCTGCAGCAGCCAGAAATATGATCCGCCACCATACGAACCGTTCAGTCCCATGTTTTCACGGGAAGTAACTGAAGAGGCGTTCCATGCAGGCATTGTGTGGTCAGGTCCATGCCAACCTGATTCCTCTGTGTCAGTTGCCATGCCTGTGAGAGAAACACAGTTTGTACACTGGTGGATTTAATGTGAAGGTGCAAAGATATGCTACACGTGAATTTTTAAGCATACAAAATTTGAATTTTGTGAGACAAATTTTCTGGCATAGGCAGGTAGTGAACTGGCTTTCTAAAGCAACCTAGAGTGTAAATGAGCTTCTACTTACATAAAAAGAGTAGTGTTAttgctaataaataataatgttagtAACTAAATGGCTGATTTCTGATAGGAAAAGCGCCTTTATGTATTATTGATAGATGATCTCTTTTTACAAAATGATCCTTAGCTATCATTGAATTTGTAAATTTGTTCAATTTCACACACGTCCTGAGAGAAtctcctttcctttttctatttctcactctttctctctttctctgtttctctttgagGGCCTCTTTTCCAGAATGGTACCATCTGTGAAAGATTCACaaatctgccattacatctaaTATGCAGGACAAAATTGCCCCCCTGAGGACTGACTTGAGTTCTCACAAAGACAAactgagacagaccttctcttTATATTCCCTAGTGAAGCCTCAACAAATATTTAACCCTCCACccatacatttattatattaagtGTGTTTAAACGATTGGACAGACTTATCTAGAATCCTGCCTGGAAAAAATATGATATGATGATTTTCATCTAGACCATGATAAATAAAGACAGCCTTATTTAACCGCCAGCATATTCATGTTTTCATGTATACTGAAGAAGTGTTTTAAGACAATCGAGCTCATTGAGTGAAGGAGTATACGAACTCGTATTAGCTACTTGTGGAACTTCTTTTACTGGCAGGAACCTCAACGAAATGCTTTCTGTAGCTGCTGATCATTCCTGTGCTGCAATTAGGAGGTATTTTGGCTTGTTTCTTTATACAAATCTGTTTCAGTTTGTGTATAATTTTAGGATGTCTTGCTTGAATGGCCTGCTTCAGATCACGCCACAGTGCGTCAATGTGATTAAAGAAAGACTTGGATATTCGAAAatatagattaaaaataaaaaacttctTGTGCTTGTGCCACTTTGGTGTTGGTTTACTCTTCAGGTTTTAGATGTTGCTTGACATCTTTTGTTGTACATTAGCGCCTGCCAGTCTGAGTTGGCGGGTCTGAGTCTGAGTGCTATAGAATGATCTCTGTTGTACGATTCAGCACTCCCCCGGTTAAGGTTGAGGTTGTGGTGTTGGTATGCATCTAACAAAGTTGGTATTAAATAACAATGTGCTCATTTACTGAAAATGATGGCTAAAACCCAGGTTTTAGGCAATTTAAAACAGGCAGGAAAATGTTTCTTTCCTCTATCTTCCTTTGTAGTAGCTTGATTTGTCAccattctgagcctggttcctcttaaggtttctttgCCATCATCACCTCAGGCTTACTCATTAAGGATGAATGTTAGGAATAAATAGCAACTTATCGTtacactttataattttttctttgtttctatacttctataaagctgcgatcatgtccattgttaaaagcgctatggaaataaattgaactgaactgaattctACTCCCTTAGCTGATGGTAGCATGTCTCCTTACAGGAAGGTGTTGAATTTCTTTGCTAGGTTTCTATGACAGGAGACACAGCATTTGGAAGACAATACATATTAAACATAATACGCTTCACCTTGATGCTGTGAACTTCTAAATCTCACCACCAAGCTATTACACACGTGATCTGTGGAATCTTTTCAGAACCAAGAACAAGCAGGATTAATGAATCTGAGCAAAATAAAGTTCGACACACAGCCACAACATAACTCAGATAATATCTTTTACATACATGATGACATGACACCACATCTCCaagatgaaacaaaacaaaatatgatGTTCTCGCTCTTTCCTAGTCCTTATTAAcacttaactagctaactagcttgcTGTATGTTATTCACTTTTTAGTCATTTAGGTTTCCAGGCACCCAAAACATGATTCTGGGCAACATATTGGAGTTAATGACATATCCACTGCTTACAAAGATTTTACAACCCACCCTTTCGAATGTCAGCTCCTAGGATGAACAGTCATGGTGCTAAAGGTCTTCCATTTTGAATCTCAGAATATAGTGAATTACAGGTAGGGATGGAATATACCAAATATGAGGAGCACATTTATTGTATTTGATCTACTGTGCATTAGTGTTGGAGTTAGGCTAAAGGCAAACCCCAAGAGACTGAAGAGGTTCAAGAAAGAAGAGGCTACAGAATACAACAAATTAAAGGAGATAAAAGCTCAAAGACTGAAGGAAGTATATAAGTATGGGGATAAGTATAGTATAAAAAGTAAGTATAAAAGTATAGTATATAACTATAGTATAAACAGAAACTGAAGAAACACACAGGAGCTACAAAATCAAAAACAGACTAGGATTCAAACCCAAAGACAACCCCGAGCAAATGCGTTCAACAGGCAGACAAACAAAAGCAGGATAAGTATAGAGACTGATGAGAGTTAATGAGACAGACAATTAAACACAGGTGCAGACAGAAAATAATGGACGTGCACAGGAAGGGTGGGTAGAAGAAGACGCGCTAAAACCCAGAAGGCATACAGGACACTTTTTGATACTGAAATCAGATCTTTTGTAAGTATTATAAGCTTCAACAAGTCTCCAAATGCTTTTTGATTAGAAAAGATTATACTTTTATCAGGGGAATTGTTTATGATGTAGCCTTTCCTAAAACATCAAGCACTTTAAATGCTCTAATGTACACTTTTTTCAGATTGTATTATTAACACAATGCATTATAA
The DNA window shown above is from Hemibagrus wyckioides isolate EC202008001 linkage group LG15, SWU_Hwy_1.0, whole genome shotgun sequence and carries:
- the avpr2aa gene encoding vasopressin V2 receptor; its protein translation is MATDTEESGWHGPDHTMPAWNASSVTSRENMGLNGSYGGGSYFWLLQNSSAGTTNAPLAARVRDMALAQAEIGVLSLVLALTTLSNSFVLWVLLRRRKHNAPMHLFMVNLCVADLVVAFFQVLPQLVWDITEKFQGPDALCRSVKYLQIVGMFASSYMIVAMTVDRHYAICCPLQAYRLGAISRWNTPIVVAWGLSLVLSVPQVFIFSRSEVAPGEFECWGHFAEPWGLKAYVTWMTLAVFILPTFIIMVCQVRIFREIRDNIYLKSKRVVSSDSKKNVVIFRMPSLRNQNDKTRERERGRGSSLRESRRGFHRRNKSDSSQSYCNARNSQHAPQPDCCDCLQYSTQSPDVLPYTLSHTHSSITQSNSAAHMSSRPLSEGAADCYRTSLDYTEPYAKSFEASLEICNPVPPVQVSSSISRPVTPPPPGVSRAMSKTLRMTLVIVLVYTMCWSPFFTVQLWAAWDPNPPDQGVAFTILMLLASLNSCTNPWIYTAFSSSVSHELVSLLHCRPRIARRGSLPEDSSAIHTTSTTKDYPF